A single window of Haliotis asinina isolate JCU_RB_2024 chromosome 5, JCU_Hal_asi_v2, whole genome shotgun sequence DNA harbors:
- the LOC137283326 gene encoding protein PBMUCL2-like translates to MSHSCQEEDPNTSGSEAKIDPCTSGSEAKIDPCTSGSEAKIDPCTSGSEAKIDPCTSGSEAKIDPCTSGSEAKIDPCTSGSEAKIDPCTSGSEAKIDPCTSGSEAKIDPCTSGLGTKIDNISREDSNTSKHGANMTYSSDML, encoded by the exons ATGA GTCACTCGTGTCAGGAAGAAGACCCAAACACAAGTGGTTCAGAGGCCAAGATTGATCCATGCACAAGTGGTTCAGAGGCCAAGATTGATCCATGCACAAGTGGTTCAGAGGCCAAGATTGATCCATGCACAAGTGGTTCAGAGGCCAAGATTGATCCATGCACAAGTGGTTCAGAGGCCAAGATTGATCCATGCACAAGTGGTTCAGAGGCCAAGATTGATCCATGCACAAGTGGTTCAGAGGCCAAGATTGATCCATGTACAAGTGGTTCAGAGGCCAAGATTGATCCATGTACAAGTGGTTCAGAGGCCAAGATTGATCCATGTACAAGTGGTTTAGGGACCAAGATTGACAATATCAGCAGAGAGGATTCGAACACGTCAAAACATGGCGCGAACATGACATACTCTTCCGATATGCTATAG
- the LOC137284137 gene encoding TGF-beta-activated kinase 1 and MAP3K7-binding protein 1-like, with protein MTDGRLTNGSVGHPPRLGMQGHALSWTDDLPVCYLSGVGFSTNQIYRDDGHRREEHEFEDKSFHFRPFDGCFLYGMFDGHSGSKAANFAAQRMPAELLFGQLNNKITDEAILGVLRQAFHAVEKGYFETIDDLLAQRTTCMLELPDGITQYEAFTKYPDIVNKLQQLDLEIAGGTTASVVLIYNEKLYVANVGDSRVLLVVKEDNRVRVMQLTYDHTLNDELEQRRITKLGLDVERLKQLRKIGNSDNTRCIGDYHVKGGYKDIDILRNATSEPVIAEPHLEGGVQLSDNTCFLIIMSDGLYQALQDATGTEKVNVEITSMVLQEFGNQSTLNGVAQAVVDKVVRIHHDTYMTAQGYRKQLCQKRDDITLLVRNFNQNLGNGVESPTAATRYNPVPVSLPPFFNTPPPAAVPSLNIPSPISPSNSNYSHSNLSVGSYSDSQPLTPTNNPGSQYLTTETTMGTRTSTGTSTNSTQSSGDARPFQQRYQAPKLELDENGRVEAYVDFSDFFRAIERLTGDQQACFEADVNPKSSYDPISEESETATGPED; from the exons ATGACCGACGGGAGATTAACAAATGGGTCGGTAGGACACCCACCTAGACTAGGAATGCAG GGTCACGCTCTGAGCTGGACAGATGACCTGCCAGTGTGTTATCTGTCAGGTGTTGGCTTCTCCACCAACCAGATTTACAGAGATGATGGCCACCGAAGGGAAGAACATGAGTTTGAAGACAAGAGCTTCCATTTTAG ACCCTTTGATGGCTGTTTTCTGTACGGCATGTTTGATGGTCACAGTGGGAGCAAGGCTGCAAACTTTGCTGCTCAGCGTATGCCAGCAGAGTTGTTGTTTGGGCAGCTTAATAACAAGATAACTGATGAAGCCATCTTGGGGGTTTTGCGCCAG GCATTCCATGCTGTGGAGAAGGGGTATTTTGAAACCATTGATGATCTGCTTGCTCAAAGAACCACTTGTATGCTGGAACTGCCTGAT GGCATCACTCAGTATGAAGCCTTTACCAAGTATCCTGACATTGTGAACAAGCTTCAGCAGTTGGATTTGGAAATAGCAGGGGGGACAACTGCATCTGTTGTGCTCATCTACAATGAAAAGCTGTATGTGGCCAATGTTG GTGACTCACGAGTTCTACTAGTGGTGAAGGAGGACAATCGTGTTCGTGTCATGCAGCTCACGTATGACCACACCCTGAATGATGAATTGGAGCAGCGCCGGATTACCAAACTTGGCCTTGATGTGGAACGTCTGAAACAGCTCCGGAAGATTGGGAACTCTGACAACACACGATGTATTGGTGACTACCATGTTAAGGGCGGTTACAAGGACATCGATATTTTACG taatgCAACAAGTGAGCCTGTGATAGCTGAGCCCCATCTGGAGGGAGGAGTGCAACTGTCGGACAATACCTGCTTCCTCATTATCATGTCTGATGGGCTGTACCAGGCTTTGCAGGATGCCACGGGCACAGAGAAGGTCAATGTGGAGATCACCTCCATGGTTCTCCAGGAGTTCGGGAACCAGTCCACACTGAACGGTGTGGCACAGGCTGTGGTGGACAAAGTTGTCCGTATACACCATGACACATACATGACAGCACAAGGCTACAGGAAACAGCTTTGTCAGAAGAGAGATGATATCACACTGTTAGTACGAAACTTTAACCAAAATTTAGGTAATGGAGTTGAAAGCCCAACTGCAGCAACACGATACAACCCTGTGCCTGTGTCTCTGCCCCCATTCTTCAACACCCCACCCCCTGCAGCTGTCCCGAGCCTGAACATCCCCAGCCCAATCAGTCCCTCCAACAGCAACTACTCCCACTCCAACCTCTCTGTGGGCAGCTACAGTGACTCCCAACCCCTAACTCCTACCAACAACCCAGGCAGTCAGTACCTCACCACGGAAACCACCATGGGCACGAGGACCAGCACCGGTACCAGCACAAACTCCACACAGAGCTCTGGTGATGCTCGACCCTTCCAGCAGAGGTACCAGGCTCCAAAGCTGGAGCTTGATGAAAATGGCCGAGTGGAAGCTTATGTGGATTTCTCAGATTTCTTCCGGGCCATTGAGAGGCTTACAGGTGACCAGCAAGCATGTTTTGAAGCAGACGTCAACCCCAAGTCCAGCTATGATCCCATCAGTGAGGAGTCTGAGACTGCCACAGGACCAGAAGACTGA